The Methylomonas koyamae genome has a segment encoding these proteins:
- a CDS encoding TolC family protein, with protein sequence MTLFLRNARLANAPRPHQPRRAWFRPSPRFAALALALPLAACAPPTPLRSEAAPAASTPPPSVSWAEYREAKAATSAMALDAEAATPKPGQSYDLPALVDLALQTHPETRQSWAEAKAAAARVDKQRSAWYPMLTALAFGQYFKTSIPIPESALVSHGYGSFAGLELAWTLFDFGRREALVDASLQRLDAAQFALTRKHQQIAYRVATSFFSYQAMLAKVNAAQQTYAAAETNAAAVKAKLQRGFATRPDLLLAIQEQAKANYDLQDARGSVTQIRAELAANIGISPAQTLQLADLSQIALPAKLAASVENIVDDALAQRPDLMAQLAELRAREAEVKKARAEFWPKLSVKGNVGNQYWGDVHTRPASRQNYAADDLVGSAMLNLEWKLFDGFERSSAVREAEAKQQASQAEVESLRLAIMRDIWQAYADTKTALEKREFALALLRAAEESFAATQESYNHGFSTVIELLSAQKDLARARYTEIDSRAGLLKSAAALVYAAGGRNAGE encoded by the coding sequence ATGACGCTATTTCTACGCAACGCGCGGCTGGCGAACGCTCCGCGGCCGCACCAGCCGCGCCGAGCTTGGTTTCGGCCCAGCCCGAGGTTTGCCGCCCTGGCCTTGGCGTTGCCGTTAGCGGCCTGCGCGCCGCCAACGCCGTTGCGCAGCGAAGCGGCACCTGCCGCCTCTACGCCGCCGCCTAGCGTGAGTTGGGCGGAGTACCGGGAGGCCAAGGCCGCAACGTCCGCCATGGCACTCGACGCTGAAGCCGCAACCCCGAAACCTGGGCAAAGCTACGATTTGCCGGCTCTGGTCGATCTGGCCTTGCAGACCCATCCGGAAACCCGGCAAAGTTGGGCAGAGGCCAAAGCCGCCGCCGCCCGCGTCGATAAACAACGCAGCGCTTGGTACCCGATGCTGACCGCGCTGGCCTTCGGTCAGTATTTCAAAACCAGCATTCCGATCCCGGAAAGCGCGCTGGTCAGCCACGGCTACGGCAGCTTCGCCGGCCTGGAACTGGCCTGGACCCTGTTCGATTTCGGCCGCCGCGAAGCCTTGGTCGATGCCAGCCTGCAACGTCTGGATGCGGCGCAATTCGCGTTGACGCGCAAACACCAGCAAATCGCTTACCGGGTCGCGACCAGCTTTTTCAGTTACCAAGCGATGCTGGCCAAAGTCAATGCCGCCCAGCAGACGTATGCGGCCGCGGAAACCAACGCCGCGGCCGTCAAAGCCAAACTGCAACGCGGCTTTGCGACCCGTCCCGACCTGTTATTGGCGATTCAGGAACAAGCCAAGGCCAATTACGATTTACAGGACGCGCGCGGTTCGGTGACCCAGATTCGGGCCGAGCTGGCCGCCAACATCGGTATATCGCCGGCGCAAACCTTACAACTGGCCGATTTGAGCCAGATAGCGCTGCCGGCCAAATTGGCGGCGTCGGTCGAAAACATCGTTGACGACGCCTTGGCGCAACGGCCGGACCTGATGGCGCAACTGGCCGAATTGCGCGCCCGCGAAGCCGAAGTCAAAAAAGCCCGCGCCGAGTTCTGGCCCAAACTGTCGGTGAAGGGCAACGTCGGCAACCAGTATTGGGGCGACGTCCACACCCGACCGGCCAGCCGGCAAAACTATGCGGCCGACGACTTGGTCGGCAGTGCCATGCTGAATCTGGAATGGAAATTGTTCGACGGTTTCGAGCGCAGCAGCGCGGTCAGGGAAGCCGAAGCCAAACAACAGGCCAGCCAGGCCGAAGTCGAAAGCTTGCGCCTGGCCATCATGCGCGACATCTGGCAGGCCTATGCCGATACCAAAACCGCGCTGGAAAAGCGCGAATTCGCCTTGGCGCTGTTGCGCGCCGCCGAAGAGTCGTTCGCCGCCACCCAGGAATCCTACAACCACGGTTTCTCCACCGTGATCGAATTGTTGTCGGCACAAAAGGATTTGGCCCGCGCCCGCTACACCGAAATCGACAGCCGGGCCGGCTTGCTGAAATCGGCAGCGGCCTTGGTTTATGCGGCGGGGGGAAGAAACGCGGGGGAATGA
- a CDS encoding IS5 family transposase, whose translation MRGHDAIQNSWFSYVSLEDRIPKQHPLRRLRLLVDGVLASMDAVFAECYSHTGRPSIAPEKLLRALLLQVLYTVRSERQLMEQLDYNLLFRWFVGLGIDDAVWERSVFSANRERLLSEALSREFFERVLAIAEWQNLVSDEHFSVDGSLIEAWASHKSFVKKDGSGPDKPAGRNPEVDFSGEKRSNATHQSTTDPEARLYKKGEYTEAKLRYITHALSENRNGLIVDVETTQATGTAEIEAAQTMIKRRVPKGGSVGADKGYDQPAFVNKLKTQDIKAHVARKKTGSAVDGRTARGKAYAQSLKRRKIVEEAFGWIKTVGGLRKTRHIGLAKVAGQALFCFAAYNLTRLLNLLVFTPKPAWSAPT comes from the coding sequence ATGCGCGGACACGATGCCATTCAAAATAGCTGGTTCAGCTACGTTAGCCTGGAAGACCGTATTCCCAAACAGCATCCGTTGCGTCGTTTACGGCTACTCGTCGATGGCGTATTGGCCTCTATGGATGCGGTCTTTGCCGAATGCTACTCCCATACTGGCCGCCCGTCGATTGCGCCCGAAAAACTGCTGCGCGCCTTGCTATTGCAAGTGCTGTACACCGTTCGTAGCGAACGCCAGTTGATGGAACAGCTGGACTACAACCTGCTGTTTCGCTGGTTTGTCGGTTTGGGTATCGACGATGCTGTCTGGGAACGCAGCGTGTTCAGCGCCAACCGCGAGCGCCTGCTGTCCGAAGCACTGAGTCGCGAGTTTTTTGAGCGGGTCTTGGCCATTGCCGAATGGCAAAACCTGGTGTCCGACGAACACTTCAGTGTCGACGGCAGCCTGATCGAAGCCTGGGCCTCGCACAAAAGCTTCGTGAAGAAAGACGGCAGCGGTCCTGATAAACCCGCCGGCCGCAATCCCGAGGTCGACTTCAGCGGCGAAAAGCGCAGCAATGCCACGCATCAGAGCACGACAGACCCCGAAGCGCGGCTTTACAAGAAAGGCGAATACACCGAGGCCAAACTGCGTTACATCACCCATGCCCTATCCGAGAATCGTAACGGCCTGATTGTCGATGTCGAAACCACCCAAGCCACCGGCACCGCTGAAATCGAAGCCGCGCAAACAATGATCAAACGCCGTGTTCCCAAAGGCGGCAGCGTCGGTGCCGACAAAGGCTATGACCAACCGGCGTTCGTCAACAAACTCAAGACGCAAGACATCAAAGCCCATGTTGCTCGCAAAAAGACCGGCAGTGCCGTCGATGGCCGCACCGCGCGCGGCAAAGCGTACGCTCAAAGCCTCAAGCGCCGCAAAATCGTCGAAGAAGCCTTCGGCTGGATCAAGACCGTCGGGGGCCTGCGTAAAACCCGCCACATCGGCTTAGCCAAAGTCGCAGGTCAGGCCTTGTTTTGCTTTGCCGCCTACAACCTGACGCGCTTGCTCAACCTATTGGTGTTCACGCCGAAACCGGCGTGGAGTGCGCCCACCTAG